The Strigops habroptila isolate Jane chromosome 13 unlocalized genomic scaffold, bStrHab1.2.pri S16, whole genome shotgun sequence genome window below encodes:
- the CTNS gene encoding cystinosin isoform X1, which produces MSFFTMRMQYLHPILLYLSLALLGPSDGVIVLSVPEVVSLESGSSTNVTISLRAPLNETLVITLNITHSSKHSTIVELPDEVQLPAGHTKADFQVKADDVGQVTVYLYTINSNLTGPRIQFQVIHSIIVRYADEVIGWIYFLAWSISFYPQLFENWRRKSVVGLSFDFLALNLTGFIAYSVFNVGLFWIPLIKEEFLVSYPSGVNPVDINDVFFSLHAVALTLLTVMQCCIYERAGQKVSKVVVGLLALAWIFTFTTLFLAAAEEMTWLQFLFCFSYIKLAVTLIKYFPQAYMNYHRKSTEGWSIGNVLLDFTGGSFSLLQMFLQSYNNDQWKLIFGDPTKFGLGVFSIIFDIVFMVQHYCLYRRQGYEPCE; this is translated from the exons ATGAG ctttttcacCATGAGGATGCAATACCTGCACCCCATTTTGCTGTACCTCTCCCTTGCGCTGCTGGGACCTAGCG ATGGAGTCATTGTATTGTCTGTCCCTGAAGTGGTTTCATTAGAAAGTGGAAGTTCAACAAATGTCACTATCTCTCTGAG GGCTCCATTAAATGAGACACTTGTGATAACTCTTAACATTACGCACTCATCGAAGCACAGCACCATTGTTGAACTGCCTGATGAA GTACAATTGCCTGCAGGTCACACTAAAGCAGACTTCCAAGTGAAAGCAGATGATGTTGGACAAGTAACAGTTTATCTTTATACCATTAATTCCAACTTAACTGG ACCTAGGATTCAATTTCAAGTGATTCATAGCATCATAGTGAGATACGCTGATGAGGTGATTGGCTGGATCTATTTCCTTGCCTGGTCTATTTCCTTTTATCCTCAACTCTTTGAGAACTGGCGCCGAAAAAG CGTTGTTGGATTAAGCTTTGACTTTCTAGCATTAAACCTTACTGGCTTTATAGCATACAGTGTGTTTAATGTTGGACTTTTCTGGATTCCCTTGATTAAG GAGGAATTCTTAGTCAGTTATCCCAGTGGGGTGAACCCTGTGGATATCAATGatgttttcttcagtctccACGCAGTAGCCCTGACTCTCCTCACCGTAATGCAGTGCTGCATCTACGAG agagcAGGTCAGAAAGTGTCCAAAGTTGTTGTTGGACTACTGGCACTCGCATGGATCTTCACGTTTACAACACTGTttcttgctgcagctgaggaaaTGACGTGGCTACAGTTCTTATTCTGCTTCTCTTACATTAAGTTAGCAGTCACACTGATAAAATACTTTCCACAG GCATACATGAATTACCATCGGAAGAGTACAGAGGGATGGAGTATTGGAAATGTATTGCTTGACTTCACTGGTGGAagcttcagccttctccaaatgtTTTTGCAGTCATACAACAACG ATCAGTGGAAGTTAATCTTTGGAGATCCAACCAAGTTTGGCCTGGGTGTcttctccatcatctttgatATTGTTTTTATGGTCCAACACTACTGCCTTTATAGGAGACAAGGGTATGAACCTTGTGAATAG
- the CTNS gene encoding cystinosin isoform X2 translates to MRMQYLHPILLYLSLALLGPSDGVIVLSVPEVVSLESGSSTNVTISLRAPLNETLVITLNITHSSKHSTIVELPDEVQLPAGHTKADFQVKADDVGQVTVYLYTINSNLTGPRIQFQVIHSIIVRYADEVIGWIYFLAWSISFYPQLFENWRRKSVVGLSFDFLALNLTGFIAYSVFNVGLFWIPLIKEEFLVSYPSGVNPVDINDVFFSLHAVALTLLTVMQCCIYERAGQKVSKVVVGLLALAWIFTFTTLFLAAAEEMTWLQFLFCFSYIKLAVTLIKYFPQAYMNYHRKSTEGWSIGNVLLDFTGGSFSLLQMFLQSYNNDQWKLIFGDPTKFGLGVFSIIFDIVFMVQHYCLYRRQGYEPCE, encoded by the exons ATGAGGATGCAATACCTGCACCCCATTTTGCTGTACCTCTCCCTTGCGCTGCTGGGACCTAGCG ATGGAGTCATTGTATTGTCTGTCCCTGAAGTGGTTTCATTAGAAAGTGGAAGTTCAACAAATGTCACTATCTCTCTGAG GGCTCCATTAAATGAGACACTTGTGATAACTCTTAACATTACGCACTCATCGAAGCACAGCACCATTGTTGAACTGCCTGATGAA GTACAATTGCCTGCAGGTCACACTAAAGCAGACTTCCAAGTGAAAGCAGATGATGTTGGACAAGTAACAGTTTATCTTTATACCATTAATTCCAACTTAACTGG ACCTAGGATTCAATTTCAAGTGATTCATAGCATCATAGTGAGATACGCTGATGAGGTGATTGGCTGGATCTATTTCCTTGCCTGGTCTATTTCCTTTTATCCTCAACTCTTTGAGAACTGGCGCCGAAAAAG CGTTGTTGGATTAAGCTTTGACTTTCTAGCATTAAACCTTACTGGCTTTATAGCATACAGTGTGTTTAATGTTGGACTTTTCTGGATTCCCTTGATTAAG GAGGAATTCTTAGTCAGTTATCCCAGTGGGGTGAACCCTGTGGATATCAATGatgttttcttcagtctccACGCAGTAGCCCTGACTCTCCTCACCGTAATGCAGTGCTGCATCTACGAG agagcAGGTCAGAAAGTGTCCAAAGTTGTTGTTGGACTACTGGCACTCGCATGGATCTTCACGTTTACAACACTGTttcttgctgcagctgaggaaaTGACGTGGCTACAGTTCTTATTCTGCTTCTCTTACATTAAGTTAGCAGTCACACTGATAAAATACTTTCCACAG GCATACATGAATTACCATCGGAAGAGTACAGAGGGATGGAGTATTGGAAATGTATTGCTTGACTTCACTGGTGGAagcttcagccttctccaaatgtTTTTGCAGTCATACAACAACG ATCAGTGGAAGTTAATCTTTGGAGATCCAACCAAGTTTGGCCTGGGTGTcttctccatcatctttgatATTGTTTTTATGGTCCAACACTACTGCCTTTATAGGAGACAAGGGTATGAACCTTGTGAATAG
- the SHPK gene encoding sedoheptulokinase isoform X1 produces the protein MAMAGSSAAGRPVPACVLGIDLGTTSVKVALLIEAERGQVVAESCSRETQAHTSSLEAGPQGMEQNVQRIIRALNECLAALPQQQLQRVSHIGISGQMHGIVFWKRDKGCKWTESGPGPTFEPEEVSHLITWQDSRCTPTFLSSLPLPQSHISLATGFGCATVYWYLKKSPDFLKSYDAAGTIHDYVVAMLCDLRKPLMSVQNAASWGYFNSRNKSWNTDILKESGFPIHLLPEVGDPGSIAGRTVSAWHRIPKGAKVGIALGDFQCSVYSCLTERTDAVLNISTSAQLTISMPPGFQPPETPDPSSAVTYFPYFNGDYLAVAASLNGGNVLAMFVDMVARWTEELGLQVQESAIYTKIIKAALAQTNSKLSIHPTIFGERHVPDQLASVSNIAVSDLSLGHVTRALCRGIVENLCSMLPVQCLLETGVRRILGSGSALARNEVLRQEVERVFPFPVVYGKDVDAAVGAAMVMFHRK, from the exons ATGGCCATGGCGGGCAGCAGCGCGGCAGGCAGGCCTGTGCCTGCTTGCGTGCTGGGCATAGACTTGGGCACGACGTCGGTTAAAGTAGCCCTGTTGATAGAAGCAGAGCGAGGGCAAGTGGTGGCAGAGAGCTGCTCCAGGGAGACGCAGGCACACACCAGTAGCCTGGAAGCTGGACCTCAG GGAATGGAGCAGAATGTCCAGAGAATAATAAGAGCACTCAATGAATGCCTTGCTGCTCtacctcagcagcagcttcaaaGAGTCAGTCACATTGGTATTTCAGGACAAATGCATGGGattgtattttggaaaagagatAAAG GTTGCAAGTGGACAGAGAGTGGCCCAGGCCCTACCTTTGAGCCAGAGGAGGTCAGTCATCTGATTACTTGGCAAGACAGCCGCTGCACTCCCaccttcctctcttctcttcctctgccacAGTCACATATCAGCTTGGCTACAGGATTTGGATGTGCCACAGTCTACTGGTATTTAAAGAAGAG tcCAGATTTTCTGAAGTCTTACGATGCAGCTGGCACTATCCATGACTATGTGGTTGCCATGTTGTGTGACCTGAGGAAGCCACTCATGTCTGTCCAGAATGCTGCCAGCTGGGGATATTTTAattccagaaataaaagctggaaTACTGACAT ATTAAAAGAATCTGGCTTTCCCATTCACTTGCTTCCAGAGGTGGGAGACCCTGGCAGTATTGCAGGCAGGACAGTCAGTGCATGGCATAGAATACCCAAAGGAGCAAAAGTAGGAATTGCTCTGGGGGATTTCCAGTGCTCTGTTTATTCCTGTCTGACTGAGAGGACTGATGCAG TTCTTAATATCAGCACCTCTGCTCAGCTGACTATCTCAATGCCTCCGGGTTTCCAGCCTCCAGAGACACCAGATCCTTCCTCAGCTGTTACTTATTTTCCCTACTTCAATGGTGACTACTTGGCTGTGGCAGCATCACTTAATGGGGGCAATGTGCTAGCAATGTTTGTGGACATGGTGGCACGGTGGACAGAAGAGCTAG GACTTCAGGTCCAGGAGTCTGCCATCTATACAAAGATAATCAAAGCAGCCTTGGCCCAAACCAACAGCAAACTCTCAATCCACCCAACTATATTTGGAGAGAGACACGTTCCTGACCAGTTGGCATCAGTGAGCAATATTGCTGTCTCTGACCTCTCCCTGGGTCATGTAACCAGAGCTCTGTGCCGTGGCATCGTTGAAAACCTCTGTTCCATGTTACCTGTGCAGTGCCTGTTGGAGACCGGGGTGAGGAGGATTCTGGGGAGCGGCAGTGCCCTTGCCAGGAACGAGGTGCTGAGGCAGGAAGTGGAAAGGGTTTTTCCATTCCCTGTGGTTTACGGGAAGGATGTTGATGCTGCTGTGGGGGCTGCCATGGTGATgttccacagaaaataa
- the SHPK gene encoding sedoheptulokinase isoform X2 — translation MEQNVQRIIRALNECLAALPQQQLQRVSHIGISGQMHGIVFWKRDKGCKWTESGPGPTFEPEEVSHLITWQDSRCTPTFLSSLPLPQSHISLATGFGCATVYWYLKKSPDFLKSYDAAGTIHDYVVAMLCDLRKPLMSVQNAASWGYFNSRNKSWNTDILKESGFPIHLLPEVGDPGSIAGRTVSAWHRIPKGAKVGIALGDFQCSVYSCLTERTDAVLNISTSAQLTISMPPGFQPPETPDPSSAVTYFPYFNGDYLAVAASLNGGNVLAMFVDMVARWTEELGLQVQESAIYTKIIKAALAQTNSKLSIHPTIFGERHVPDQLASVSNIAVSDLSLGHVTRALCRGIVENLCSMLPVQCLLETGVRRILGSGSALARNEVLRQEVERVFPFPVVYGKDVDAAVGAAMVMFHRK, via the exons ATGGAGCAGAATGTCCAGAGAATAATAAGAGCACTCAATGAATGCCTTGCTGCTCtacctcagcagcagcttcaaaGAGTCAGTCACATTGGTATTTCAGGACAAATGCATGGGattgtattttggaaaagagatAAAG GTTGCAAGTGGACAGAGAGTGGCCCAGGCCCTACCTTTGAGCCAGAGGAGGTCAGTCATCTGATTACTTGGCAAGACAGCCGCTGCACTCCCaccttcctctcttctcttcctctgccacAGTCACATATCAGCTTGGCTACAGGATTTGGATGTGCCACAGTCTACTGGTATTTAAAGAAGAG tcCAGATTTTCTGAAGTCTTACGATGCAGCTGGCACTATCCATGACTATGTGGTTGCCATGTTGTGTGACCTGAGGAAGCCACTCATGTCTGTCCAGAATGCTGCCAGCTGGGGATATTTTAattccagaaataaaagctggaaTACTGACAT ATTAAAAGAATCTGGCTTTCCCATTCACTTGCTTCCAGAGGTGGGAGACCCTGGCAGTATTGCAGGCAGGACAGTCAGTGCATGGCATAGAATACCCAAAGGAGCAAAAGTAGGAATTGCTCTGGGGGATTTCCAGTGCTCTGTTTATTCCTGTCTGACTGAGAGGACTGATGCAG TTCTTAATATCAGCACCTCTGCTCAGCTGACTATCTCAATGCCTCCGGGTTTCCAGCCTCCAGAGACACCAGATCCTTCCTCAGCTGTTACTTATTTTCCCTACTTCAATGGTGACTACTTGGCTGTGGCAGCATCACTTAATGGGGGCAATGTGCTAGCAATGTTTGTGGACATGGTGGCACGGTGGACAGAAGAGCTAG GACTTCAGGTCCAGGAGTCTGCCATCTATACAAAGATAATCAAAGCAGCCTTGGCCCAAACCAACAGCAAACTCTCAATCCACCCAACTATATTTGGAGAGAGACACGTTCCTGACCAGTTGGCATCAGTGAGCAATATTGCTGTCTCTGACCTCTCCCTGGGTCATGTAACCAGAGCTCTGTGCCGTGGCATCGTTGAAAACCTCTGTTCCATGTTACCTGTGCAGTGCCTGTTGGAGACCGGGGTGAGGAGGATTCTGGGGAGCGGCAGTGCCCTTGCCAGGAACGAGGTGCTGAGGCAGGAAGTGGAAAGGGTTTTTCCATTCCCTGTGGTTTACGGGAAGGATGTTGATGCTGCTGTGGGGGCTGCCATGGTGATgttccacagaaaataa